In Primulina eburnea isolate SZY01 chromosome 14, ASM2296580v1, whole genome shotgun sequence, the following proteins share a genomic window:
- the LOC140812028 gene encoding uncharacterized protein, with the protein MSESFTIQLSGNLVRKLLDDGEKLKKKTKKSKPKIPQEPKNSQPKQLSNDAETFTKLPSAAGWPLQPPVYLPTLPPKSENVELDSIKSLLQDSQNVVERLQKREENMLQEVTQRAKALHDEEFKLPNRQPMPCLNEKDECLKCYKEHTKDPLKCANLVKDFADCARRVRQLVNAAEN; encoded by the coding sequence ATGAGTGAATCATTTACAATTCAGCTAAGCGGTAATTTGGTTAGGAAACTTCTCGATGATGGTGAGAAGTTaaaaaagaaaacaaagaaGTCGAAACCAAAGATTCCACAAGAGCCAAAAAATTCCCAACCGAAGCAGCTTTCTAACGATGCGGAGACATTTACAAAACTTCCCTCTGCGGCAGGATGGCCACTTCAGCCTCCTGTGTACCTCCCAACTCTACCTCCTAAATCTGAAAATGTGGAGTTAGATTCCATCAAGTCTCTCCTTCAGGACAGCCAGAACGTCGTGGAAAGATTGCAGAAACGGGAGGAGAATATGTTACAAGAGGTTACACAAAGAGCTAAGGCTCTCCATGATGAGGAGTTTAAGCTTCCAAATCGCCAGCCAATGCCCTGTTTGAATGAGAAAGATGAATGTTTGAAGTGCTACAAGGAGCATACCAAGGACCCCCTCAAATGTGCTAATCTGGTTAAAGATTTCGCAGACTGTGCACGAAGAGTTAGGCAACTAGTCAATGCAGCAGAGAATTAG
- the LOC140812096 gene encoding transcription factor MYBS3-like — MFSGSMTRRCSHCSHNGHNSRTCPNRGVKIFGVRLTDGSIRKSASMGNLTHYTGGGGGSGSGTPQNGGFAESPADTPDHPSAVSAAADGYGSEDFVAGSSFSRERKKGVPWTEEEHRMFLLGLQKLGKGDWRGIARSYVISRTPTQVASHAQKYFIRHNNMSRRKRRSSLFDIVADERVDTPIVYRDFLSGGPQAETQSSTIPVPPPSADKECESMESENSNDHNITMVPNPDCLPYPYPLVYPAYVAPFFPFSIPVWPGYNAEPTKDTHEVVKPMAVHSKKPINVDQLVGMSKLSLGESLADSGPSTLSLKLVEGSTRPSAFHANPAPDSSGINSSHSPIHAL, encoded by the exons ATGTTTTCTGGTTCAATGACGAGGAGGTGCTCGCATTGCAGCCACAACGGGCATAATTCTCGGACGTGTCCGAATCGTGGGGTGAAGATTTTTGGGGTTCGATTGACTGATGGGTCGATCCGGAAGAGCGCGAGTATGGGTAATTTGACTCATTATACGGGGGGTGGCGGCGGTAGCGGAAGTGGGACCCCGCAGAACGGCGGTTTTGCTGAATCTCCGGCGGACACCCCTGACCACCCTTCTGCTGTCTCAGCTGCTGCCGATGGATATGGGTCGGAAGATTTTGTTGCTGGTTCCTCGTTCAGCCGAGAAAGGAAGAAAG GTGTTCCATGGACAGAAGAGGAACACCGAATGTTTCTTCTTGGCTTGCAAAAGCTTGGTAAAGGTGATTGGCGTGGAATCGCACGGAGCTATGTGATCTCTAGAACACCTACCCAGGTTGCTAGCCATGCGCAGAAATATTTCATTAGACACAATAACATGTCTAGGCGAAAAAGACGCTCCAGCCTTTTCGATATTGTGGCCGATGAA CGGGTCGACACTCCAATTGTTTATCGGGATTTTCTCTCTGGTGGCCCTCAAGCTGAGACACAAAGCAGCACCATCCCAGTGCCACCTCCTTCTGCAGACAAAGAATGTGAATCGATGGAATCAGAAAACTCCAACGACCACAACATCACCATGGTTCCAAATCCTGACTGCCTGCCATATCCATATCCTCTAGTATATCCTGCTTATGTGGCACCATTCTTCCCATTCTCCATACCAGTCTGGCCCGGATATAATGCAGAACCCACAAAAGACACTCATGAAGTGGTGAAGCCGATGGCTGTCCATTCCAAGAAGCCCATCAATGTTGATCAGTTAGTTGGCATGTCAAAACTCAGCTTAGGTGAATCTCTAGCCGATTCTGGGCCATCCACTTTGTCCCTTAAACTTGTTGAAGGTTCGACAAGGCCATCAGCATTTCATGCAAATCCTGCTCCCGACAGTTCGGGCATCAACTCAAGTCATAGCCCGATTCATGCCCTATAA